The DNA region TCACCTTTTGTATTCGCGAGACCTTCGACGATCGTCGACGCCGTGCGTGCGGTCGGGGAAACCGACGATGGCATGTTCTACTCCGGCGGAACCGAACTGTTGCTGGCAATGAAGATGCGTGTCATCCATACGGACCGGCTTATCGACATCAAGGGAATCCCCGGGCTTGACCGCATTGTCCTGAACGATGCGAATGACATCGAAATTGGTGCGCGCTGTACGCACAACAAGATCGCCAGTGATCCTGTTATCCGCGAGTACGTGCCAGCGCTGTCCTCGCTCAGTGCAAACGTCGCGAACATCAGGGTCCGCAGCGTCGGAACGATCGGAGGCAATCTGTGCTTCGGAGAGGCTCACGCCGATCCGCCGACTATGCTCGCGGCCTTGGGAGCACGGCTGGTGCTTAATCGCCCCAGCGGTACGCGTGTCGTAAACGCCGACGATTTCATCCGGAGCGAACTGGAAACGGTGCGGGCGCCGGACGAGCTACTAACGGTCATTGCGTTTCCCCGCCCTACCGGACCAGTGACCTATCGGCGGTTCAAGCATGGCGAGAGGCCCTCGGTGAACGTCGCGATGGCCTGGTCGCTGGGCGTCGGCGGAAGGACGATCACAAGCGCACGTGTGCGGGTCGGAGCGCTAGGTTCGCGACCTCAGCCCTTGAAGGCTGTTGAAGACGCCCTCAAGGGCATATGCGTCGCCGAAGTTCGCCCGGCTATTGAGGCGGTGCTCCCGACGGCGCTGGA from Bradyrhizobium genosp. L includes:
- a CDS encoding FAD binding domain-containing protein, with the translated sequence MLPSPFVFARPSTIVDAVRAVGETDDGMFYSGGTELLLAMKMRVIHTDRLIDIKGIPGLDRIVLNDANDIEIGARCTHNKIASDPVIREYVPALSSLSANVANIRVRSVGTIGGNLCFGEAHADPPTMLAALGARLVLNRPSGTRVVNADDFIRSELETVRAPDELLTVIAFPRPTGPVTYRRFKHGERPSVNVAMAWSLGVGGRTITSARVRVGALGSRPQPLKAVEDALKGICVAEVRPAIEAVLPTALDELEVNEDRHGGADYKRHLAGVLLLRNAEEAIAAGGSA